One genomic region from Prevotella sp. Rep29 encodes:
- a CDS encoding IS1634 family transposase: MYVRKKHNRSGSTSVVVVSKASGKYKEIKSFGSSTSEEEIHSLCDKAAAWIRSFGGQQELDFDDRKGKEVEETERFLSNIDNVLINGTRLLLDQVYDSIGFNRIPDEILRHLVIARVSQPRSKLATVDYLKSYYDEDVDLNHIYRYMDKLYNTQMELAQQISVEHTRKLFGGKIGLMFYDVTTLYFETAQTDVLREPGFSKDGKTAESQVILGLLVSEGGYPLSYSLFNGSQYEGFTMIPMIDDFKQRFNLGKDFVVVADSGLMNKNNVTLLQEAGYNYILGARIKSESASVKQWILSLEKVDKACYDYKRENGERLIVSYSDKRAKKDAYNRDRGIVRLRKAYKTGRITKSQVNKRGYNKFLEISKDIEVVISEEKIAEDCQWDGLKGYITNTDLDAERVIAEYHGLWVVERAFRISKGTLEMRPMFHFTERRIEAHVCICFIAYKVYKELERLIAINKIGMSVDKVLEAAKTITTIRVRMPKNGTYFTKTLFLTEKHLAVKPLFDISGNKS; the protein is encoded by the coding sequence ATGTATGTACGCAAGAAACACAATCGTTCCGGCTCTACAAGTGTGGTAGTGGTCAGTAAAGCGAGTGGAAAGTATAAAGAAATAAAATCGTTTGGCTCCTCTACATCCGAAGAGGAAATACATTCATTATGCGATAAGGCTGCTGCATGGATACGTTCATTTGGCGGTCAGCAAGAACTTGACTTTGATGACCGCAAGGGAAAGGAAGTCGAGGAGACAGAGCGTTTCCTTAGCAATATTGACAACGTGTTGATAAACGGTACTCGGCTTCTGCTTGATCAAGTCTATGACAGCATCGGCTTCAACCGGATTCCCGATGAGATTCTGCGTCATTTGGTAATCGCAAGGGTGTCGCAGCCCAGAAGCAAACTTGCCACAGTAGATTACCTGAAGTCATATTATGATGAAGATGTTGACCTCAACCACATCTATCGCTACATGGACAAGCTCTACAATACCCAGATGGAGCTTGCGCAGCAGATTAGCGTAGAGCACACCCGGAAACTGTTCGGAGGCAAGATTGGATTGATGTTCTACGACGTGACGACGCTCTACTTTGAGACAGCACAGACGGACGTATTGCGTGAACCGGGGTTTTCAAAGGATGGAAAGACGGCAGAGTCACAGGTTATACTCGGTCTGCTTGTATCAGAAGGAGGCTACCCGCTTTCATACTCTCTGTTCAACGGCAGCCAGTATGAGGGCTTCACCATGATACCAATGATAGATGACTTCAAGCAGCGTTTCAATCTGGGGAAAGATTTTGTTGTGGTGGCAGACTCAGGCTTGATGAACAAGAACAATGTCACTTTGCTGCAGGAGGCTGGCTACAACTACATACTTGGAGCCCGCATCAAGAGCGAGAGCGCAAGCGTGAAGCAATGGATTCTCTCTTTAGAGAAGGTTGATAAAGCCTGTTACGACTACAAACGTGAGAATGGGGAAAGACTTATCGTCAGTTATTCCGACAAGCGTGCAAAGAAGGATGCCTACAACCGTGACCGCGGAATTGTCCGATTGAGAAAAGCCTATAAGACCGGACGCATCACGAAGAGTCAGGTGAACAAGCGTGGCTACAACAAGTTTCTTGAAATCAGCAAGGACATAGAAGTCGTCATCAGCGAAGAGAAGATTGCAGAGGACTGCCAGTGGGACGGACTCAAGGGCTACATCACCAATACAGACCTTGACGCCGAGCGTGTCATTGCCGAGTATCATGGACTCTGGGTGGTGGAACGTGCATTCCGTATTTCAAAAGGAACTCTGGAAATGCGTCCGATGTTTCATTTTACAGAACGTAGGATAGAGGCACATGTCTGCATTTGCTTCATCGCCTATAAGGTATATAAGGAACTGGAGCGACTCATTGCCATTAACAAGATTGGGATGAGTGTCGATAAGGTGCTTGAGGCAGCCAAAACTATCACGACAATCAGGGTAAGGATGCCTAAAAACGGGACTTACTTCACTAAGACACTCTTCTTGACGGAGAAGCACCTCGCAGTGAAACCACTTTTCGACATATCTGGCAACAAATCTTAA